One part of the Acinetobacter sp. XS-4 genome encodes these proteins:
- the sdhC gene encoding succinate dehydrogenase, cytochrome b556 subunit produces the protein MPAVKSNRPVNLSMGQVLAVNLRSPVAIASILHRLSGVIVFLLVPVLLWILDKSLSSPEGFDYVKNVVFGNILVRFIVWVFVAGLLFHFIAGVKHLLADLGFAEELQSGRIAATISLILSVVAIIAAFVWIMF, from the coding sequence ATGCCCGCTGTGAAAAGCAACAGACCTGTCAATTTGTCCATGGGTCAGGTGTTAGCGGTAAATTTACGCTCACCCGTGGCTATTGCATCAATTTTACACCGTTTATCAGGTGTCATCGTTTTCTTATTAGTACCAGTTCTATTATGGATTTTAGATAAATCATTATCTTCACCAGAAGGATTTGACTACGTTAAAAATGTCGTGTTTGGAAATATCCTTGTACGTTTTATCGTTTGGGTATTTGTAGCCGGCTTGTTATTCCACTTTATTGCTGGAGTAAAGCACTTACTTGCAGATTTAGGTTTTGCTGAAGAACTGCAAAGTGGTCGTATTGCAGCGACAATTTCATTGATCTTATCTGTGGTAGCCATTATCGCAGCCTTTGTATGGATTATGTTCTAA
- the sdhD gene encoding succinate dehydrogenase, hydrophobic membrane anchor protein: MKSATGLTGSGSRDWYIQRVSAVVLAAYTVVLLGWILCKGGFDYQQWAGFMMTLPMKIFSLLAILSLIAHAWIGMWQVFTDYVTTRQMGPSAKGLRLVLTTAVIIAVFVYAIWGIQIFWAN; the protein is encoded by the coding sequence ATGAAAAGTGCTACAGGTTTAACTGGTTCAGGTTCTCGCGATTGGTATATCCAGCGTGTAAGTGCGGTTGTATTAGCGGCCTATACTGTTGTTCTTTTGGGTTGGATTCTCTGCAAAGGCGGATTTGACTATCAACAATGGGCTGGGTTCATGATGACATTACCAATGAAGATTTTTTCTTTATTGGCAATTTTATCGCTTATCGCACACGCATGGATTGGTATGTGGCAAGTTTTTACTGACTATGTCACTACTCGTCAAATGGGTCCTTCAGCGAAAGGTTTACGCCTTGTACTGACGACGGCTGTCATTATTGCAGTGTTTGTGTACGCAATCTGGGGCATCCAGATTTTCTGGGCGAATTGA